From the Hevea brasiliensis isolate MT/VB/25A 57/8 chromosome 13, ASM3005281v1, whole genome shotgun sequence genome, the window ttGGGACGGGTTCGGTTTTTGAGAATATTAATCGGGTTCGGGTAGGGTGATTTTCGCAGGTACCCTACTTGTTGCCATCCCTACTTATAAGTCTAATCTGATCCATTTTTATTATATGGTATAAAGCTAACCCTTGTCACAATACAAACCATTCAGGGTTTGACTGGTTGAGTTTGACCCGATTTATTTTCTATACACCATTGAAACAAAATTCATAATCACAAATAACAAAACCTAATTGAAACAAAACTCACAATCATAAATCCATCATCGCAAAACATGAGAGAGGAAACAAAACCCACAATCACAATTAAGGTTGAACCAGCCTGATGTTCACTTTTGCTCTCGCTACTGAAGGGCTTTTGTTCTTGTCAGTCCTTATGAAGCCACCAAATGCTAATTAAAAGGAGTGAAATGCTAAGTGCAAGCAAATTTTTGAAGATAGCAAACTCAAAAGATTACTATTGGTATGCCAATTCCCTCATCTTAGCCTCTTTCGATTGTTCCACCACCATACTCCTTTTTCCAATGATCATGACCACCAAATCCTTTCCGATCGAGTAAGGTGATGCATTGCCTATGTAAAGAAGTTACAATGACAATGTTAAGACTGCAAAGAGAGTTGGATTTGAAGTGCTAAGAGAGAAGGATTTGGCGAAGCTGTCACCAAGGCCACGGTGGTCAAGGTTGGAGATGGAAAGGATTGCGTATCTAAACGCTTGAAGTGGTCGAGGTCATAGTGGTTGGTGGCATTTCATCTGGCTTTTCAAAGGGCATGGCTTATACTTTCTTGCTCATTAGAAAAATGGGTTTTAAGAGAGAGGTGTTTTGCGAGAAAAGATTGGGTAAAGAGTGGAGATGAGGGAACCTGGAGATGAGCTCTGGATCTTGGATTTTTtaaaggaagaaaggaaaagTTGTAGTGTAGAGTCTAGAGTTACGTTAATTGAACTCATTAAAAGGAAATAGTAGTTTGATCTTTTGTCATATTACTAGTTAAAATGAACAGAAGGAATTGGTTGATAAAATTAAATAGGAGagactaaataaaaattttttaaataatatgaagattaaattattaatttttgcaTAATATAATTTGAGCCGAATACACCATTCCAcacttaaattttattaaaaaaatcataaCACTCTGAACTTTTAAAATATCATAAACATCTCTAACTCTTGTAAATTTGATTTAAGATATCCTTTAAGATCAAGTATGAATTCCAATCACGCTGATATGGTAATTAGTTAACTAAGATTttaaagtattttaatttcacttttaataGAGTTAAAATGTATaagatatatcaaaatatcaaagtgATATGagaatttttcttttaataaaatttagaaatgaaTTTATATATTCAGTTTATAATTTAACAgtctttatattattatttatctttatattagagaaatataattattttatattgtataattcattaattattatataaatagtatAGCTTTATTGaattaaaagataaattaatcatataatattttcCCCCTATTCCTAGAAAGTGGTGGCCTATACAGACTTTTCACCCGGACCCATGAAAGACGAGACGGGAGAGTGCTTCTTTTTCACGGCCAATGGATTTGGAGTTCACTTCGGGAAACGTATTAGTCTTCATTTTCCAAAATTCCATTCAAAGCACGCACTTTAATAtctcaaaaggaaaagaaagagagtTTCAAAATAGATCCCAATCTCTCTCTTTCAAGCAATTCCTCAAACAACTTCACTGGCATATCATCATAACATtgtaacaatttatatatatttcaagagagaGAACTctgagagacagacagagaggaACCTGAAAATATGGCAACGTTGCAGAAGTTCAAGCTGTTCGCAACGCAATGCGGCGTGGCGCAGAGTCCTACGCGAAGTCCGAGAACAAGTCCCGTTGTTCATCTCCGTCGCAAGAAAACCACCCTCCGCATGCTGCTCAGCCGAAGCTCAGGCTCTAGCCGCCTGTCACCTCCCCAAAATGAGCCACCGCCGATTCATCGCCAACCGAGAATCCTTGCACCGCttccagagaaaaagagagacACTTTAAAGGACCTGTTCGTGTCGTCGCCGCCGCCATTTGAGGAGGAAGAAAACAAAGGCAAGGTTAGAGAGGTGATAGGAAGCAAGTGTGAAGTTTTCAAAATGAGAGTGAACGGTTTGTTAGGGGAACCGGCCGGTTCGCCTAGACCGGGATGGATCGGTTTTAGACATAGGTCTTTGATAAGGAGAGCTTGGCGCCCTCTGCTGGTTGCTATTCCAGAGGAGGCGGAAAATGAATTCGACCCACTTTCTGCTGTAGCAAAATAAAATTTCCTTGAATCGAAGATTgtgttttttctttcttttttaaccTTCTATATTTGCCaatataatatttctaataaatttGCTTTGTTTGGTTGAAGGAATCAAAAGGAAATTTCTTTCACTTTTATCATTCTTGGCATCGATTCCTTTATTTTCTAGCCAACCAAACACTTTTCATTTCCCTTCCTCTGTGATTTCTAAGGGTGAAACATTACTTGCATAACGTTTGTTTTTGTTGGTTGGAAGTTAACATCAAGAAAAATTGGTAGTTGAAGAgagaataagaaattaaattggtAGTTAAGTATGATTAATCAGTTGAAAGGCATAATGGAATGATATTCAAACAATGAGTGTGGGATTTTCAAAGTTGAAAACTTTACATCCT encodes:
- the LOC110648604 gene encoding uncharacterized protein LOC110648604, whose protein sequence is MATLQKFKLFATQCGVAQSPTRSPRTSPVVHLRRKKTTLRMLLSRSSGSSRLSPPQNEPPPIHRQPRILAPLPEKKRDTLKDLFVSSPPPFEEEENKGKVREVIGSKCEVFKMRVNGLLGEPAGSPRPGWIGFRHRSLIRRAWRPLLVAIPEEAENEFDPLSAVAK